The following are encoded in a window of Candidatus Brocadiia bacterium genomic DNA:
- a CDS encoding phospholipase D family protein — translation MKKLLTILVFIIILGGIGLWYLNQQSVNSNPTTVVENSSSVNPKINVYFSPNGGCTKAIVDEIKSAQKTIRVQAYSFTSDPIAQALINAYKRGVDVEIVLDRSQRSERYSKVSDVAKAGIPTFIDTKHAIAHNKIMILDSKVIITGSFNFTKGAEEKNAENLLIIKNRADLVREYEENYLKHRAHAEKY, via the coding sequence ATGAAAAAACTTTTAACAATTCTTGTTTTTATCATTATCCTCGGGGGTATTGGCCTCTGGTACCTCAATCAACAATCAGTTAATTCTAATCCCACTACTGTCGTTGAAAACAGCAGTTCTGTTAACCCCAAAATAAATGTTTATTTCTCGCCCAATGGTGGGTGTACTAAAGCCATAGTTGACGAGATAAAGTCTGCTCAAAAGACTATCCGTGTCCAGGCGTATTCATTCACTTCAGACCCGATAGCACAAGCTTTAATAAATGCTTATAAGCGTGGGGTTGATGTCGAGATCGTTTTGGATAGGAGCCAACGCTCAGAACGGTATTCTAAGGTAAGTGATGTGGCTAAGGCAGGAATTCCTACGTTTATTGACACCAAGCACGCCATTGCCCATAACAAGATAATGATACTTGATAGTAAAGTTATAATTACTGGGAGCTTTAATTTTACAAAAGGGGCCGAGGAGAAGAACGCTGAGAATTTACTGATAATAAAGAACAGAGCAGATTTAGTGAGAGAATACGAAGAAAACTATCTAAAACATAGGGCACATGCCGAAAAGTACTAG
- a CDS encoding AAA family ATPase, producing the protein MIQENALKRITNFYLTSHDFNGIPVWSLREDLNISELELVKILINLITDNKISVVFGNICTNPHIKSFPDLEPQKQIEKIKQEGLQQDCIYPSKLMIEQATNVEEYNDRPFTRRLLLGAGQLEPVFFDLGVLERYFSDPRYSFEFYDFWGKACIASKFYDSTDIDKKDKIGLQTFGLGYDENRVRVVIVFLRYLNDLSPEHQQFWSTCIVSRKCKMVDYYYNSSFLAQFPEHISIYSAFLEEQVVINDLASLIGKPPFFKNTYKENHLKEFSFFLRPTLKNYNSFVHLLDKLISENINKDFFKGVIQLEERIDRGNGEFEIRQKNTLSLLEEWLSTIIVYPNESAKQQEILEFISPLKEVRKLRQKPAHLINEDSYDGKYDNLQRELIHKAYGSIRMIRLLFAKHPKAKAYDKISTLLLEGKIRNY; encoded by the coding sequence ATGATACAAGAAAACGCATTAAAAAGAATCACTAATTTTTATCTTACTTCGCATGATTTCAATGGAATACCTGTATGGTCTTTGCGCGAAGACTTAAACATCAGTGAATTAGAGTTGGTGAAGATATTGATCAACCTTATTACGGATAATAAAATTTCGGTCGTTTTTGGTAACATTTGTACGAATCCACATATCAAATCATTCCCCGACCTTGAGCCACAAAAACAAATCGAAAAAATAAAACAGGAAGGACTTCAACAAGACTGTATTTATCCGTCAAAATTAATGATAGAGCAAGCAACGAATGTTGAAGAATATAATGATCGCCCTTTTACCAGACGGTTACTCCTTGGTGCGGGCCAATTAGAACCCGTATTCTTCGATCTTGGCGTTTTAGAAAGATATTTTTCAGATCCACGGTATAGCTTTGAATTTTATGATTTTTGGGGGAAAGCTTGCATAGCATCAAAATTTTATGATTCGACTGATATTGATAAGAAGGATAAAATTGGGTTGCAGACATTTGGTCTTGGTTATGATGAAAATAGAGTAAGGGTTGTGATTGTTTTCCTGAGATACCTTAATGATCTTTCTCCGGAGCATCAACAGTTCTGGAGTACATGTATTGTATCGCGCAAATGCAAAATGGTTGATTATTACTATAATAGTAGTTTTTTGGCACAATTCCCCGAACATATTTCTATTTATTCCGCATTTTTGGAAGAGCAGGTTGTAATAAATGATTTAGCTAGTTTAATCGGCAAGCCACCCTTTTTTAAAAACACGTACAAGGAAAATCATTTAAAGGAATTTTCATTTTTCCTCAGGCCAACCCTTAAGAATTATAACTCGTTTGTTCACTTGTTAGATAAATTGATTTCTGAAAACATCAACAAGGATTTTTTTAAAGGGGTTATTCAATTAGAAGAGAGGATAGATAGGGGCAATGGTGAATTTGAAATCCGACAAAAGAATACTTTGTCTCTATTGGAGGAGTGGCTAAGCACAATCATTGTGTATCCGAATGAGTCTGCCAAGCAACAGGAAATTTTAGAGTTTATATCTCCACTTAAAGAAGTAAGGAAACTCAGGCAAAAACCAGCACATTTGATTAATGAAGACAGCTATGACGGTAAATATGATAATTTACAAAGAGAATTGATACATAAAGCGTACGGATCAATACGGATGATTAGATTGCTATTTGCTAAACATCCGAAGGCAAAAGCTTATGACAAAATATCAACCTTATTGTTAGAGGGTAAAATAAGAAATTATTAA